In Camelina sativa cultivar DH55 chromosome 16, Cs, whole genome shotgun sequence, a single window of DNA contains:
- the LOC104750215 gene encoding dirigent protein 19 — translation MASFLSLFLISSLTLAAVLISVTGETLESDFLHHKKEKLTHFRVYWHDIVSGQDPTSVPIMNPPKNYTGATGFGLMRMIDNPLTLAPILSSKMVGRAQGFYAATSKEEIGLLMAMNFAIIDGKYNGSTITVLGRNSVFDKVREMPVIGGSGLFRFARGYVQARTHVFDLKTGNAVVEYNCYVLHY, via the coding sequence ATGGCCAGTTTTCTCTCattgtttcttatttcttctctaACCCTAGCCGCCGTCCTAATTTCCGTCACAGGAGAAACCCTCGAATCTGATTTCTTGCATCACAAGAAAGAGAAACTTACTCATTTCAGAGTATACTGGCACGACATCGTAAGCGGCCAAGATCCGACTTCGGTACCAATCATGAATCCTCCAAAAAACTATACAGGGGCAACGGGGTTTGGTCTAATGCGTATGATTGATAACCCTTTAACGCTCGCCCCAATATTAAGCTCCAAAATGGTGGGAAGGGCACAAGGGTTTTATGCGGCTACATCTAAAGAAGAGATAGGGTTATTGATGGCTATGAATTTCGCGATTATTGATGGGAAATACAATGGAAGCACGATCACAGTATTAGGAAGAAACTCGGTGTTCGATAAGGTGAGGGAGATGCCGGTGATCGGAGGAAGTGGACTTTTCCGATTTGCTAGGGGTTATGTTCAGGCAAGAACGCATGTGTTTGATCTCAAGACAGGGAACGCTGTAGTAGAGTATAATTGCTATGTTTTGCACTactga